DNA sequence from the Dreissena polymorpha isolate Duluth1 chromosome 3, UMN_Dpol_1.0, whole genome shotgun sequence genome:
AGGTTATTGACCAAAGCAACGGCCCAGTTACAACGCAGCAGTATACGTCGCTTGGTTACGTCACGGAGTTCCGATATTGTCAGAAAATCAAAGAAGGAATCGAAGGATTCGACCGGCTTGGCGGCGTTGTTGACTACGGCTGGGGAATGACAGATTCTGATCACGCATTTGTGTTCGTTGATAACCATGACAACCAAAGAGGTCACGGCGGTGGTGGTGCAATCATCACCTTTGAGAAACCAATCAATTACAGATTGGCCGTCGCATTTACGTTAGCTAATGATTATGGGTTTACGCGGGTAATGAGTAGCTACTACTTTGGGGAAAACAGCGACTTGGGACCACCTCATGATATCAATTTCTTAACCAAAGATGTCCCATTTAACGCAGATGAATCATGCGGCAACGAATGGGTTTGCGAGCATCGCTGGGCATCAATCGCAAACATGGTGGCTTTTCGAAATGCTGTAGTAGGGacacaaaaacaaaattattttaataagaacAACCAGATAGCGTTTTCTCGTGGCAACAAGGGCTTCTTCGCTATGTCGAGGTCGGGTCACATGGACGAAACGCTGCAAACTGGTCTGCCGGCTGGCCAATACAGGGATCTTATAAACGGCCGAATGGTAACTGTGGGTTCGGATGGCACGGCTCGCATTCAGATCGATAACCCCCAAGAACCAGTGCTTGCCATAATTATAGGTATGTGTATTATCCGACATTATGTACGTATAATACTGTTAACAGATATATCCTTCTAAATATAGGTATAATTCCGTTCAGGATCAAATTAGGCCAcgttttttattgttatattttatccATATCTAATCACATTCTATGGTAAATTTGACTTACAGAAACATTACCGTACTATGTTGAAGCTTATTTAAAATGTAGAGTAAGTCTTATCGGATGTAGTTTTCTATTAAATCAGGTTCGGATTCCCCCGCGTTGTCAACATCGATACCCGCCACTGCACAAAGTGTCTCCACAGTGGCAGGCGTCTCGGTGTCATCACCAACTGAAGAAACAACGACTCCCGGCAATGACGTTACGACCTCTGTCGATGCAGGCACGACACCAGATGGTGCAACCACTACATCTGGGATAGAATCAAACGTGACAACCATGTCGCCTACAGGAAGTACGTCAGGACCATCAATGTCACGAACCGTAATCCTTATGGAAAAGCAGACCAGGGCTGGGGAGGATCTGTTCATTCGAGGTGGATTGGACGTGGACACACACCCAGGTATATATAAATGTTAGAAGACGTTGACGTGAATGGTCGATAAAAAGATTACAGCTTGTAGGTTACGAAGTACAATCGTTACAAAGGATTGCACTACTAAGATAATATGAGTCGtatattctgggaaaactgggcataattcatgtgcgtaaagtgtcgtcctagattagcctgtgcagtctgcacaggataatctggaacgacaatttccgcttttatggtatttttcgtttccagaaagtccctttttaccgaaaatcttgtttcagcggaaagtgccgtccctgattagcctgtgcggactgcacaggctgatctgggacgacactttacgcacatgcattatgcccagttttctcagaacgcgacacatatacaTGTTAGAAGACGTTGACGTGAATGGTCGATACAAAGATTACAATTTGTAGGTAACGAAGTACAATCGATACAAAGGAATGCACTACTATGATAATATATGCATACGTACATTGACTTTAACCTTAATAACTTAACGAATAGAAGAAATAAATATACGTGTAATAATGTGAGACGCGTTCTTGAAGAACTGGACTTCacccatgtgcataaagtatcatcctaCATAAGCTTTACATTctccacaagctaatcagggacggcatttTCCGCTTTGATagcttttttcttttaaagacagTCGAAAATGAAGTATTTAGAAAGTCTCTTCagacaaaaatccagtctagccGTAAAGTGTTGTGCATTGCTAGCCTGTTtggattgtacaggctaatctgggacggcactttaggcacatgcataaaaGCCTGTTTTCATTGAGAAAGTCTTATACATTTAGGGTGCATGTCAGACGCGTCGGCATGTTCGATCCCTATCAGTGACCGCCCTATCGGCAATGGACCTCACTATGGTCAATACAACGCTTGGCGGGTGGGAGACCACTTCCTGGACTGGAGCGGAGCCGAGCCGGGTCAGGGCACTGTGAACGGCATCATGGCTCAGGGTACACCGGCTGTGTGGACAACTAATAATCCAAATCATCCAGGTCACAGCCAGTTTAACGAGTAAGTTTTGaaagaatattttaatgttaagCATTTATCTAAACTTTTTACCACATGAAAATCTTAACTTCGAAGGAAATCGTGAAATTGTCTCGGTGTCTATTACTAGCTGATACAAAACTGAGTATTTAAATGTTTACCGATTCGCTATCGATTACGATTATCCTTCTTTAAGATACTTTTTTTGAAACACGGTTTTGTTATACATCAGTTTTGAAAATAGCGTTTGTGTATGAATAACAGATATGGAGACCACTACTGGTTGGTTGATATAGACATGGACTGCAGTAGAACGCAGGGCGGATGGTTCGAGTTCAAAGCCGTTCTAAACGGACAGTGGGAGCATGACATCTACAGCGATGCTTGCACCGGAAGCGGCGCCGGATCCACGCCTGCGCAGACGCAAAATCACTGGGCCAAGTGCGGAATGCTGAACATTTATCACTTTGGGGCAAATACTTGCGAAATAGaaaatttaagttaaaataaatttgaaattaataaaaagttatatgtctgttgtttttttctcgtgGTTGTTTGGATGTAACATTTCAGTCAGTTACTCTCAAGAATTATTATACATGCAAATGCGAATGAATCTCCGGTTGCATATATAAGTGCAGCATGGATTGGAAAATGTGCTTTCTATACTGGCCATTAAACGAATATTACGTCTACGCGTTTTATCTTTCCCGAGGAAGGGCACATAGTCGCCACGTTGTCATAGAAGACCCAAAAAGCCATTCGCACATTGTAAGATAACTTAGAATTAAAATTCAGGTTGTTACTATCATTTGCGTGTGAATTCGTTATCCTGCTGCGTCATACTATACATAAACAAAGAACGGAGGTATTTCAATGATAACTTAATCAGAGGGCATGAATGCATACTCATCTTAGCCCTATGTTAACCCATtgatgcccagtggactctcccatccttctaaattggatcaatttatttccaaaattaggggtgtcaagtatatttattttgatatttagaatatatcataaagaaattcatttaagcaaacagcgcagacccagatgggtctacgctgtttgcaatgtcctttttttcaggacgctaggcataaatgggttaatttatacAATCATACTTAACGGTGAACAGTTTTTTACTGTCTGAACGGATACAATTTTGTTGTATTCCTTGAATATCATTTTATGCTATATACGAAATAACTTCACATTGTGTAAGCCTCGATGCGGCCGTGTGAATTTGTTGAATAAGGTAAAAGGGACAAGCACGAGGTCAGCGGGGTCTCATGATGGCGGGcgtgtatgtgtgtttgtgtgtgggGAGTGCGGTAGCTCTCGATTTTGTTTTGCTGTCTACTTCCGTCTGTATACATTTACACTAGTGTCAGATCAGTTGATCGTTGTTTCAATCCTGACTGTTGGACATACTAATTTAAAATCCTATTTAACGATTCATAGAGTGCCAAAAGACTGGAATACTGGTTGCATAAAAAGATGACAATCTctgtttttttacaaacatttgtcaAAGACGTCATTCACACCACGCATACACATATTACATGATCTTCGTTTTTATTCAATCAATAACCAAATCTTGTTTCACAAAGGTGCTATAAAATGTGCATGTTTATCATATTCCTCGACAACGAggtaaatacatattatttagcaAACACGTTTCCGTATGTAGATGACTAAATAAaccatgatattttattaagcaacaaaatacacatgcatgcaaataatCACGAGTACACCATTTCATCCAGTATTAAGATAAAGCTTTGTATTCGCAAGTAGATGAGCTAAAATGGAAGACATTCAACATCCCACATCGGGCCCAGTGATTGTTCGTAGTTCCGGGAGGCGAGTCATTAACTCCAGTACAACCGGACGAGGTCGGCATGTCGCCTTCCCACTGACCGTTCACTACCGCCTTGAGCTCGAACCATCCGTTGTCAGTTTTGCTGCAGTCCATGTCCACGTCCACCATCCAGTAATGGTCACCGTACCTGAGCGAGATCGTGATGGTTAACATTGCAtgttgaaggggccttttcacgttttggtaaattgacacaatttaaaaaagttgtttcagattcgcaaattttcgttaaagttataatacttgtgaggaaacagtaatactgaacatttaccaagctctaaaatagccaatatatgcatcttttgacgatttaaaaacctgaaaattataaagcgttgcaacgcgaaacgattgaataatttggagagttctgttgctgtcgttatattttgtgaaactacgctgattgcttatataaagtataaaatactttctACATTTCGTGAGCGCgtatagccgagtggtctaaatggttcatacttttactccagaactccaagggtcagtggttcgaacccagttgtgagttatttttttaattttattcttgatttttcatatgagctttttattttcaatgtttacaataatcaatataaagcatttaattacaaacttcaaaacatgcaaaaatcatTCGTGTTCAAATTGTTGTGTTATGTAACTACAGATTCAGCAATCGCGTTCATACAATGACGCCATGTATAGTCGATATATTACCATGATATCGCATTAAAGCGTATGTAAAGCTTATTCAATAATAAAGTATGCGAAACCAATACTAGGTTGAACaaagcaaaataataataataataaattgacatACGTATTAAGGTCAGTGTGACCGGCATGACTTGCGCCATTGGTTGTCCACACCGCGGGAGTGCCTTGAGCTATCTGACCTTGGTATGACCCTTGACCCGATTCCGCCCCGTACCAGTCAAGATAGTTGTCTCCCTTGGACCAAGCGTTGACCTTCGCGAAATGGTTGCCTGTTCCCGGCGAACGATGATGGATAGGAATAGAACATTGACTGGTAGCCGCGTCTTGGGAGCACCCTGGAAGCATATGTTATTGTTAAATAGCAAATGTCATGTGCTCTTtgcaataaaaaagaaatatttttcatctatattttagaattttaacTTGGCATAACTCACCCATTATATGACTTATTTAATATACCTAGACATCGTAAAAGTACTTGCTTGCACATATCTTTCGATGTTGAGTATGTAATCAAAAAGTAATGCAACTAACGAAATAAAGCTTATAAAGTGTAAGGAGGATAATTCACATTTAAGACTCAACATAAATCAATTTACGAAAATTGCAATTTTTATCATGAACGTTTTGATATGCAGTAGCCCAATAATAATTGAATAGGGAACACAActttatattgtatattataatataCCCGCATGCCTGTCGTGGTCTAAACCGCCGCGTATGAACAGGTCTTGCCCAGGGGCTGTCTGCTTTTCTATCAGTATAACTGTACGTGCAAAACCTGCAGCAGATGTTGGTGCAGGGGCAGATGCAGTAGTCACATCCGGCTGAGAACCGCCACTTCCGGTGTTTCCGCCTGTGTTTCCGCCAGTGTTTCCTGTAGATCCACCAGTCGTCGGTCCACCTGATGAGTAGATGTTAAATGAATCAGCGTTTTAGTTGCCATTTTGGGTTTCAAGTACGTCATTAAATTGCTCAATTGAAAATCTGCTCTTTTTTTGGACATAAATTTGCGCGTCAATAAAAGTATTAACACAAAACATTGTAGAAAGCTTGCGTTTGACTAAAACTTTGAATTTACCGACTATAAAGGCCACCACAGGGTTATCATTGCTGTTGAGGACAATATGAGCGTTGCCACTGCCGTCAACGGTGATTTTCCTGGCACAGTCTGTAATCAGGTCACAATATTGTCCAGCTGGTAGCCCAGTCTGCAGAGTTTTGTCCATTTGTCCGCTCTTTGACATGGCGAAGAAACCTTTGTTACCCCTCGAGAATGCTAGCTCTCCATTAGTTGCGTAGTAATTACCCTTCGTGGTCCCGGCGACGGCGTTACGGAAAGCCACCATGTTGGCAATAGACGGCCACCGATGCTCACACACCCAGCCGTTACCGCATCCCTTCCCGTCGGCGTTGATTGTCACATCCATAGTGGAGAAGTCGCCATTGTGAGGCGGCCCCTGGTCGCTATTGCTGAAACTGAAACTGCTCATCACGCGGGTGAAGCCATAGTCATTGGCTAACATGAAGGCCACTGCCAGCTTGTAGTTTTGCGGATTCTTGTGGGTGAGGAGATCGCCACCACCTCCGTGTCCACGCTGGTTGTCATGATTGTCTACAAACACGAGAGCGTGTCCAGAGTCGGTCATGCCCCACCCGTAGTCTACGGCCTGACCCAACCGACCGAAGTCGTTGATTCCTTCCCTTAATTTTATACAGTACCTGAACTCAGTGACGTATCCGTTTGGTGTGTATTCCTGAGTTTTGATTGGTTCTCCGCCTTGGTCAATGACCTCCATGAAGAAAAATGGCCGACCTCCTTCGGGAAGATCTTTCAGCTTCTGTTGGATCGCTGTGAGGTCGCGGGGCCACATGTGCTTGGCCGCATCAAGTCTATAGCCCGCAACCCCAAGATCTGTGAGCTTGTTCAAGAAGCCAGCTATGCTATTTCTTACATATTCATTACCTTGGTCTAGGTCTGTTAAATCGACAAGGTAACAATTTCTGACTTGATTAGGATCCCCGTAATTGTTCAGCTTGCAGTAGGGGTTGAAGTGCTCCCTCACATAAGGGACCCCGGGGAAGTTGTAATTGGTGGAGTCGAAGCTGCTGCCTCCTGTTCCGGTACCCGTTCGGCCAAGACCTGCCATATGGTTGATGATCACATCCACATAGATCCTAAGAATAAAACACGTTTACAAGTACATTGATTACaattctataaatagaaactatTTTAGAAGTCTTGCGGATATAATTCAACGTTCCTCGTTTATTATTAAGTTGGGTATTTACGCAGATGTTTTATagatataaaagaacatgtaTGTGTTAACTAACTGTTGCCCTTGTATGCTGTTCTAAATTACGGAACTGTGGAAATTGATGTATTGGTTGTCCTATTGATCTTCTAGATCAGTAAAAATTTAAATCTAGatcaaataaaatgtaattatcaAGAAATGAAAAGTTATTTTATGGCTAACAATGTCATACCTGACTCCGACAGCCTTACACCTGCTGACCATGTCTGTAAACTCCGCCTCGGTTCCACTGCGGCTGTGCAGTTTGTAACTCACCGGCTGGTAGCGTTCCCACCAGGGACGGGGCGGTGACGTCACCATCACGTGCTCGTTAGCAGGCGAAACTTGAACGCCGCAGTAGCCTTTCTTGGAAAGATAGCGCTCACATTCTAGCGCTATGTCCGTCCATTTCCACTCAAACAGGTGAACAATGACTTGCTTACCCCCACAGTGGGGGTCTGTGTAATCCGCAAGGCAAAGTCCTATGAGTGCAAATGGTATACGCTAGTAATTGCTTATCAAATATCAGAAATATAACTTATACAGTATTTATTATACTAGTGATTAAACACTATTGTTCACGTTTCAATAATTGCAAATTCGTATTAATTGaattttgttcaaaagaaaatcGTTTGTTCATGTActgcatatgagtcgcgttctgagaaaactgtgcataatgcatgtgcgcaaagtgtcgtcccagattagcctgtgcagtccgcacaggctaatcagcgacgacactttccgccttaattggatttttgctaagaagagacttcatttaatcgaaaaatgtcataaaagcgtaaagtgtcgtccctaatgcacatgcattatgcccacaaTTTTCTCAGATTGCGACTCATATATATTACAGCAACATGTAAAACAAACGCGAGGATTAAACTCCTTAACAACAAGCTGTCCGTAATAGAATGTGGCTCTTAATGGCTGTGAACAACCAAAACGCAACAATTTGTCACGAAAGGTCTATGTTTGTcgttttattacaaaattaaaattgttatcaAATACTTTAGTTTTCAGAACTTGTATTAACCCGTCGAAAAGTTACCACATAGCTacttcaaaacatatttaaacatacactCACCTAAAACGGAGGCGAAAATTAACAGTTTCATGGGGCCTCTATGACTGAATAAGCGATTGTAATAGGCAACGTTTTAATTAGCAAATATCTTATCTCGTGAAAGGACAGATGTTCTGAGAGGTAAATTCAAAGGCAGGTGTTCAAATTTCATCCATTCACCATGTAGTCAATTAAAGATTAAGAATTTCATGTTGATTTCGTGTTAAACACGTTTtacttaaaaaacacactaaaagtATGTAAAATAAGcacatacatgtttaatattttaatgttttttaacttTATTAATTACTATaacgtaatttaaaattgtaaaatacgaTATCTTGTATGAAACAATCCTACGTTACTTGTTGAAAAGTAACAATAACTAGTTTACAGAAAGGATTAAAACAATTTGGGACATATTTTACTAGACGTGATTCGCGTTTTCTCACTAAATCTTCATGAATGTCTTATCATATTCACGAACATTTAAAATATACTCATGGCAAATAGTTCATaagtttttcaaaatatatttttgtctCAGACCgcgatgattttttttttttatatataaaatctcCAAAAAGATTGTTTTTTCTTCATAATACGCTTAATTTGTTATCCAGCTTTAACATGATTGGGTTATGGAAGTATAAAGAGCGCTGTACTGCATCTAGTTCAATGGGTGTTCTTATTATGTGATAAGGAATTTCACAATGAAACGATTTTATGCACTAGCAATTGAACCCatgtattaatttaatgtatataattaaatagAATTTTACATATTACCAAGTATAAAGCATTACACGATTCTCATATAAATCGTGTATGATTGTGGGCAAGTTAAGTTGTTAAAATGGTATCCTTATGatcaattttaacaattacatgcgtgttatatatttagataaaaatcgtattcaaaataaaccaaaaaacataaacaattacaataaGAAAGACGGCTGTGAACGTTTCCGAATTCACTATCAAAGGGACTATGTCAACTAAACAATAAACGCCTATTTGGAAAACTGTATTATTAGTAGCAAGTAACACATATAAATTTAAGGTACTTGTATACAAAAAAACATTTCCGAAGCTTGACATGTGTTGATATTTCTCATGAAAGAGTTGAAAAACAATATTCGCGTTTTAAAAGGTTTGATTTCCCGGAATATAATCGTGAGTGCTCAGATGATTTTCTTATAGGCTGTGTTTCTTTTCTGTATTCTGATTTTGCAGAATAAAAGGAGAAGCCTGTTATAAAGCGAGGAActttcatataataaaaaatatcaggTTGGCATTTTTTTAGTCCTAAAGAAGCTGTAAAAGGTCATGCTATTTAGGTATTAATAACagtgaattgtacaaacatttcaAGTACTACTAATAGCGGCATAATCTTGATGGCTTATAAAACTACtaaataccgttagtgccatcgtggttacacattgaAATCCAGAGAGccacaatgcgatagtgcgatagtacgatggcgacaatgtgatagtacgatggcggcaatgcgatagtacgatggcgaccatgcaacaacgcgatagtacgatggcgataatgcgataatcatatcgcactgtcgccatcgtatcatcgcattgtcgccatcgtgctatcgcgttatcgtactgacgtcatcgtattatcgcattgtcgccatcgaacaaacgcactgtcgctatcgtattgtcgcactgtcgcatagtcgtcatcgtactgtcgcattgtcgtctatcgccttccggtacaAATGCGCACATCGTTCTTTTTCCTAGATGGAACCACTATTAAAAATACCTTACATGTCGGCAAATAGTTTGTCTCAGATCGGGTTTAAGtcttatttcattatacatgtagcTGTAACCTCTTTCAAAGTGCATCTTTATAAAGTCATCAATTTCGTTTCTACACAAAGAATTGTTTGTGTACCGGAAGGCAatagtcgacaatgcgatagtatgatggtgacaatgcgacaatgcgagaGTGCGATAATACgctgacgacaatgcgacaatacgatgacgacagtgcgatggtatgatggtgacaatgcgataatacgatgacgacagcactataacgcgatagtacgatggcgacaatgcgatgatacgatggcgacagtacgatatgactatcgcattatcgccatcgtacaatcgcgttgtcgccatcgcacaatcacattgtcgccctctggatttaatgTGAAACCCACGAGGGCACTAACGGAATTCCGTATAAaaccaatacatgtatatatatatatatatatatattacaaaatgtataccGATAGGAAATTTTTTTCTCAACTTTCAAAGCAGGAATAATTTCACGGTCgttgaatacaatatttttttagaaatgtgcaaatgtcgtgtttttttttttgctattagCATTTTATATATGCAAGGAACATGATACTTATTGTGATAAGGGTTTACTATACGATGGTAGGAGAAGCCAAGTGGTAAAAAATTGCACATCGGATACACAGCAACGAAACAAAAACCTTAAAATGACACTGTTGGGTTGCCATTTATTTTTAGATGAGTTCCTTTTAAAGCTCATAATTTCCATGAATAAAAAGATTTGACATCCCGGAAAGGTATCCTTTTTTTCG
Encoded proteins:
- the LOC127875398 gene encoding alpha-amylase A-like; this encodes MITTLTWLLTQLVGYCLAQYTDPHCGGKQVIVHLFEWKWTDIALECERFLSKKGFCGVQVSPANEHVMVTSPPRPWWERYQPVSYKLQSRSGTEAEFADMVSRCKAVGVRIYVDVILNHMAGLGRNGTGTAGSTFNSDLFDFPGVPYIKEHFNEVCPLNSYNDAHTIKDCYLVGLTDLDQNISYVRDKIAAFLNTLIDYGVAGFRVDAAKHMWTKDIAAIQQNVKDLPEGGRPFFYHEVIDQSNGPVTTQQYTSLGYVTEFRYCQKIKEGIEGFDRLGGVVDYGWGMTDSDHAFVFVDNHDNQRGHGGGGAIITFEKPINYRLAVAFTLANDYGFTRVMSSYYFGENSDLGPPHDINFLTKDVPFNADESCGNEWVCEHRWASIANMVAFRNAVVGTQKQNYFNKNNQIAFSRGNKGFFAMSRSGHMDETLQTGLPAGQYRDLINGRMVTVGSDGTARIQIDNPQEPVLAIIIGSDSPALSTSIPATAQSVSTVAGVSVSSPTEETTTPGNDVTTSVDAGTTPDGATTTSGIESNVTTMSPTGSTSGPSMSRTVILMEKQTRAGEDLFIRGGLDVDTHPGCMSDASACSIPISDRPIGNGPHYGQYNAWRVGDHFLDWSGAEPGQGTVNGIMAQGTPAVWTTNNPNHPGHSQFNEYGDHYWLVDIDMDCSRTQGGWFEFKAVLNGQWEHDIYSDACTGSGAGSTPAQTQNHWAKCGMLNIYHFGANTCEIENLS
- the LOC127875400 gene encoding alpha-amylase-like, translated to MKLLIFASVLGLCLADYTDPHCGGKQVIVHLFEWKWTDIALECERYLSKKGYCGVQVSPANEHVMVTSPPRPWWERYQPVSYKLHSRSGTEAEFTDMVSRCKAVGVRIYVDVIINHMAGLGRTGTGTGGSSFDSTNYNFPGVPYVREHFNPYCKLNNYGDPNQVRNCYLVDLTDLDQGNEYVRNSIAGFLNKLTDLGVAGYRLDAAKHMWPRDLTAIQQKLKDLPEGGRPFFFMEVIDQGGEPIKTQEYTPNGYVTEFRYCIKLREGINDFGRLGQAVDYGWGMTDSGHALVFVDNHDNQRGHGGGGDLLTHKNPQNYKLAVAFMLANDYGFTRVMSSFSFSNSDQGPPHNGDFSTMDVTINADGKGCGNGWVCEHRWPSIANMVAFRNAVAGTTKGNYYATNGELAFSRGNKGFFAMSKSGQMDKTLQTGLPAGQYCDLITDCARKITVDGSGNAHIVLNSNDNPVVAFIVGGPTTGGSTGNTGGNTGGNTGSGGSQPDVTTASAPAPTSAAGFARTVILIEKQTAPGQDLFIRGGLDHDRHAGCSQDAATSQCSIPIHHRSPGTGNHFAKVNAWSKGDNYLDWYGAESGQGSYQGQIAQGTPAVWTTNGASHAGHTDLNTYGDHYWMVDVDMDCSKTDNGWFELKAVVNGQWEGDMPTSSGCTGVNDSPPGTTNNHWARCGMLNVFHFSSSTCEYKALS